The genomic window GAAGTTCTGCGCTTTTTTAGGATTGAACAATGCAACTAATCGTTGAGCACTGTGAGATATACATTTGACTCTTCTCCACTTCCTGACTCCGCCTTGCTGCTATATCTATCAGAAGGTGTAACGTAAGCTTCCGACTCTATCGAAATCAGTGACGTCCTAATTCCGGGATTCTCGGGATTTATCCTTGAAGGTAAAACATAAGAATAGTGCGACACATTTTGATTGGATGATTGGGAAACAGTGTGTGGTTCTAGATGAATGACACTTTCCTTCTTCTTTTGAAAGATTGTCAATGCTATTTTAATCTCTCCATCATCAATGCTTgataaggttttttttcctaaatcATTTGTGTGTTTAAAAGCACACGAGAGATAACGATTTTCATCAACATATTCCCGTAACCTTTTATGTCTCCTATACAGTAAACACACTAAGAGcgttagaaaaaatatgatcaaaATAAGACATCCCATGGACACTGCAATAGTCACTGATGGAAATGATTCTTGATTTGGCGATAAATCATGGCTTTCAGTGAATAAACTACGTTTAGAGGTATAATAAAGAATTGATGAAAAGGAATCAGTTGTGGTCGATTTTTCGTATGTAACCAATGTGGTTAAATCGGTCTGTCTCTCAGTATGGCTGCTTGTTTTATAGTGTtctgtaaaattgaaaaattgaaaagcGTTAGATTGAATTTTTGATTTACAGATGCTTTTTCTTTCTCTCGGTATATCTCCCTCTCTCTTTGTCTGTCTttttctgtctgtctatctgtctctCTTTTTGATTCTCtgactgtctgtctgtctgtctgtctgtctctctctctctctctctctctctctctctctctctctctctctctctctctctttctctctctcacctGTTGGCGTGAAATATTTGGTGCACCCAGTTGATATCAAGCAGAACTCACGAGAGCAGTTACAGACACTTTGGCACTCTAAGCCATACAGAGGGTAGACACATGGAATTTCACATTGTAGACCGACATATCCTAGAGGGCAAGCTAGTATATCAACAgcatatttaattttcaataatacaaacagttattaaaaaaatgtctaaTTTGTCGATGCTTAATTTAATGTaactgtgtatatatatatatatatatatatatatatatatatatatatatatatatatatatatatatatatatatatatatatatatatatatattaatagatAATTAAGGTATCTTTTTAACTCCAAATACTCATATGATATGTAAGTaatatacataatacatgtataagtacagAAAATACATGCTTCACACATACCAaaagttttaatgtattttacgACATACTGTTCAATAAAATAAAGCCGATGGAACAAcgtttataaaatatatcattgctAGTATAGCCACAGAAATATTAAGTAGGTCTTTTTGAATAGCCTAATATCTAATTTAATTACGAGTAAGGGTCAAGTTTTGGAGAATAAATCTGATACAAAAACCTTTCGTACCAATGCAATCTCCAATAGTGTTGTTCCAAATAAAGCCTGTGCAACATCGTATTATTCCATTCACAAGTCTGTCAAATGTAAGcgattaaaaaatgtaataaaatatttcttaaactttaaataattaGCCATTTTGATGGTTGTGTCTTGAATATATCATACTAGACTATGTATAGAGTTTTAACTGAAAAcatatctatgttaaacttaCCTTTTCACACAATAGTTTCGTGCAACTGTAGTTGCAAATGATATTAAGATACAGCAGTTGAACAATGTAAACTTTTGACGAGTAACATGCATCCTGTTCAGTTTGTCGCAAATAAATCCTGACCTGTATAAATGAACACATAATTTGATTAGAATTTCCAAATAGATTATGTAGCATTTTTTAAGAAGCGATATTACAAAAACACACAATCAGATAAGTTTAGATTAAAATGTAATAGTGCTATAATGATCACCaaatcaaattttgatgtaACAATTACACAGTAAAGCTGGCACATATTATTTAGGGCCTTATAACGTATGGCACGGAAGTTGTTTGAATTACACGATGTGCTATcagttttcaatttgtattattttttgacATCGATGCAGGCACACTTCAgataactggtttttttttagaatcacAATATAATCTAGTTTTTGAATACTGGTACATGCAATGTGTTTGATCAAACATCATAATTGAAAAAGTGCGCTGCCACAATACTGTCATGCCTGGGTAGCTTCTACatgcaatttcaaaatgtgTCTTTGACATTTTGAAATCACGTAGAAAATCTCTTTAATCTTatgttaacatttaaaacatgttaggaactgtaaaaataatgaagaaaataatattatacaataaaatatgattcAATATCTTACGATGGTACAAAGCAAAAGCTATAGATTCCACATGTCCCTCAAGCAGATAGTTTGTTGAAGTCATACATGTCCTTGAGTTGTaataaatctgtttttaaatcTAGAAATTCCCTTTGAATCCCCGTGCTAATAGGGACGCAATGAGCATTTAAAGACATGTCTTGGGTTTTAAAAGGAATGGAATGAGTTCTAAAAACAGTGCATTCATTACGTGGCTgaatgtatatcaaaataacttatCTTGTTCAATTTCCCATTCGATCGatctcaaaaaataattattcaatttctttttgtgTAAAACGTGACATACACCAAAtcatcataaaatatatgtaatattttccattatttacgaatatgatttaattttgtaaatttttgtatattttgttccattcaaaaattgaaaatttggattaaaattgaaaattttaaatagttacatgtaaaaagaatgagaataaaataatgtttctatCACAGAATGCCTAGttttattgtattaatacatgtatagcacCAATACCAGTATTTTATACGGTAAGTTTGATGAATTTGAACTCGGGGAAAAAGCCACTTGTAAATCTGATAAAGAGAACAAGATGATGTATTCATTTCCACTTTGTAAGTTTGTCTTTATGTCTCCTAAAGGTAATTATCTAACTACTGATTCCAACAAACCATTATTACGTCTTGGTTGATTTCAGTAATCAGTTTACCGTTCTCCACGTTTGGTTTTAAAGAATGTATGTAGAAAATGAAACGTTTCttgacattttatattaaatcaGGAGAAGAAAACCATTTTTAGAAGCTGCTATTTTTGGATAAATAttgttagattttaaaatacaaaaccgTTGAAAGTATTCTAAAGATAATGAAcgttaatccacattaatatcgacatatGTCCCATACATTTTTGTACCACCTTAATCAACTAtttatggagagagagagagagagagagagagagagagagagagagagagagagagagagagagatcctaAAAAGATGTTTATACATAAACAACGCTAAACTTGCTTTAACAATGTATGATGATATAATCGTCAGTAAATGTCGACTTTTTTGTTCCCAAATAATTTCTCTAAAGAAATTCTTGATAGCCGTTTATACTGTAAAAAAgtgaaattgatttattttgaaaagcaaaatAACCCAGATGGTTTCCGACACCCATTTGAAGAACAGGATGCCCTTTCTCAAAGACGAAGCGAAACATTAAATGTACAAACGACAACTATTATCTCAACCAATGATTCTGGAGTTGACaccaattatcccttttcataCAAGTTAAAGGCTCTTGAGTATTCTGATTAAGTTTACAGCTGCGAAATTTTAAGTGATAAAAAATGCACCCCTCtgtaattttgaccaaaatttgcatataaaaagCACGTAAAACCTTATAAAACACCCCTTTTTTAAGGAGCAGTGTTTCTCTGCTGTTAGTTTAACGatacatgtttttgaaaaaaaattacactgaTTTT from Magallana gigas chromosome 9, xbMagGiga1.1, whole genome shotgun sequence includes these protein-coding regions:
- the LOC117686160 gene encoding uncharacterized protein isoform X1 → MHVTRQKFTLFNCCILISFATTVARNYCVKRLVNGIIRCCTGFIWNNTIGDCIACPLGYVGLQCEIPCVYPLYGLECQSVCNCSREFCLISTGCTKYFTPTEHYKTSSHTERQTDLTTLVTYEKSTTTDSFSSILYYTSKRSLFTESHDLSPNQESFPSVTIAVSMGCLILIIFFLTLLVCLLYRRHKRLREYVDENRYLSCAFKHTNDLGKKTLSSIDDGEIKIALTIFQKKKESVIHLEPHTVSQSSNQNVSHYSYVLPSRINPENPGIRTSLISIESEAYVTPSDRYSSKAESGSGEESNVYLTVLND
- the LOC117686160 gene encoding uncharacterized protein isoform X2, whose translation is MHVTRQKFTLFNCCILISFATTVARNYCVKRLVNGIIRCCTGFIWNNTIGDCIGYVGLQCEIPCVYPLYGLECQSVCNCSREFCLISTGCTKYFTPTEHYKTSSHTERQTDLTTLVTYEKSTTTDSFSSILYYTSKRSLFTESHDLSPNQESFPSVTIAVSMGCLILIIFFLTLLVCLLYRRHKRLREYVDENRYLSCAFKHTNDLGKKTLSSIDDGEIKIALTIFQKKKESVIHLEPHTVSQSSNQNVSHYSYVLPSRINPENPGIRTSLISIESEAYVTPSDRYSSKAESGSGEESNVYLTVLND